In Enterobacter sp. 638, a single window of DNA contains:
- the lysB gene encoding Rz-like lysis system protein LysB (The gene for this Rz-like phage lysis system protein may overlap extensively with the gene for the other spanin subunit, the Rz1-like protein in the outer membrane.) has product MLLAAGLALAAVLWLRHENGNLRRSFDRANKVASEQKTTIGMLKNQLAVSQRIARTNETAQVRLSDELTAAGELATRREQTITRLLNENEDLRRWYRADLPDAVRRLHTRTACASAGHCLQRLPESEPLPDAGKRTAH; this is encoded by the coding sequence ATGTTGCTTGCTGCCGGTCTGGCGCTGGCGGCGGTCCTCTGGCTGCGCCATGAGAACGGCAATTTACGGCGCTCATTCGACAGGGCGAATAAGGTCGCCAGCGAGCAAAAGACCACTATCGGCATGCTGAAAAATCAGCTTGCCGTGTCACAGCGTATTGCGAGGACGAATGAGACTGCGCAGGTCAGGCTCAGTGACGAACTGACCGCCGCCGGTGAGCTGGCGACCCGACGGGAACAAACTATCACGAGGTTACTCAATGAAAACGAGGATTTACGCCGCTGGTATCGCGCTGATTTGCCTGATGCTGTGCGCCGCCTGCACACCCGCACCGCCTGCGCTTCCGCCGGTCACTGTTTACAACGCCTGCCCGAAAGTGAGCCTCTGCCCGATGCCGGGAAGCGAACCGCTCACTAA
- a CDS encoding DNZ54_00345 family protein — protein sequence MKALLSSLIFNVVIAVLLVLGFNNPDSVAVNFIAIWALFACLVCIGGSVLAAVSYEDWFASQSDPYRTPKHMAIFRSLIGKSRPLLRRFWSLILSASTVLCLLAGGKVFIAFTYLLWLILFNMVRRSCRRRIKEAGLCPESL from the coding sequence ATGAAAGCGTTGTTATCCTCTCTGATTTTTAATGTCGTGATTGCCGTTCTGCTTGTGCTTGGTTTTAACAATCCCGACAGTGTGGCCGTTAATTTTATTGCCATCTGGGCATTATTTGCCTGTCTGGTTTGTATCGGGGGAAGCGTGCTGGCTGCTGTCAGCTATGAGGACTGGTTTGCGAGTCAGTCTGACCCTTACCGAACCCCAAAGCACATGGCTATTTTCAGGTCTCTTATCGGAAAGTCCCGCCCACTCTTGCGTCGATTTTGGTCTCTGATTCTTTCTGCCAGTACGGTTTTATGCCTGCTTGCCGGGGGAAAGGTGTTTATCGCATTCACGTACTTGCTTTGGCTGATCCTGTTCAACATGGTTCGTCGTTCCTGCCGTCGGCGCATTAAGGAGGCTGGCCTGTGTCCCGAATCATTGTGA
- a CDS encoding lysozyme — translation MSSIIKKCSVAAVLALAALMPDFRLLNTSPEGLALLADLEGCRLTPYQCSAGVWTSGIGHTAGVVPKGDITEREAAANLVADVLNTEQRLAVCVPVKMPPRVYDTLVSFSFNVGTGAACRSTLVSFIKRQQWWQACDQLTRWVYVNGVKNKGLENRRARERAYCMKGVPQ, via the coding sequence GTGAGCTCAATCATTAAAAAATGCAGTGTGGCCGCCGTGCTGGCGCTGGCCGCACTGATGCCTGACTTTCGTCTGCTGAACACCTCGCCAGAGGGGCTGGCGCTACTCGCTGACCTCGAAGGATGTCGCCTGACACCTTACCAGTGCAGCGCGGGCGTGTGGACGTCGGGCATCGGCCACACTGCCGGTGTCGTCCCGAAAGGGGATATCACCGAGCGTGAGGCGGCGGCGAATCTTGTCGCGGATGTGCTCAATACCGAGCAACGGCTCGCGGTCTGCGTGCCGGTGAAGATGCCGCCACGCGTCTATGACACGCTGGTCAGTTTCTCATTCAACGTGGGAACCGGAGCGGCCTGTCGCTCGACGCTGGTCTCGTTTATCAAACGTCAGCAGTGGTGGCAGGCGTGCGACCAGCTTACCCGCTGGGTGTATGTGAACGGTGTTAAAAACAAAGGGCTTGAGAACCGCCGCGCGCGGGAACGGGCTTACTGCATGAAAGGAGTACCTCAATGA
- a CDS encoding tail protein X yields MKVCAMQGDTLDVICARYYGRTGGVVETVLQSNPGLSELGVILPHGTAIELPEPDSAPKTETVNLWD; encoded by the coding sequence ATGAAGGTCTGTGCGATGCAGGGTGACACCCTCGACGTGATTTGTGCGCGCTATTACGGGCGCACCGGGGGCGTGGTAGAGACGGTGCTGCAGTCGAATCCGGGGCTGTCGGAGCTGGGCGTCATCCTGCCGCACGGCACGGCTATCGAGCTGCCCGAGCCCGACAGCGCCCCGAAAACCGAGACGGTGAATCTATGGGACTGA
- a CDS encoding head completion/stabilization protein: protein MTTVIIEPKNPQDVPGVVIPPPGVSEPVIKNTGFFPDVDPKRVREEMRLEQTVSPVRLRRAIKTAIAETNAELRDWRDRQLDAGHATLADVPTDELDGESVRCFHYFNAVCAMTTATLYERYRGVDATSKGDKKADSIDSTIDEMWRDMRWSVARIQDRARCIVGQI from the coding sequence ATGACGACAGTGATTATTGAGCCCAAAAACCCGCAGGACGTGCCGGGCGTGGTGATACCGCCACCGGGCGTGAGCGAGCCGGTGATTAAAAATACCGGCTTTTTCCCGGATGTTGACCCGAAGCGCGTGCGCGAAGAAATGCGCCTTGAGCAGACGGTTTCCCCTGTGCGCCTGCGCCGGGCAATTAAGACCGCCATCGCGGAAACCAATGCGGAGCTGCGCGACTGGCGCGACCGCCAGCTCGACGCCGGTCACGCCACGCTCGCGGATGTCCCGACCGACGAACTCGACGGCGAGAGCGTGCGCTGCTTCCACTATTTCAACGCCGTATGCGCGATGACGACCGCCACGCTTTACGAGCGTTATCGCGGCGTGGATGCGACCAGCAAGGGCGACAAAAAGGCCGACAGTATCGACAGCACTATCGATGAAATGTGGCGGGATATGCGCTGGTCAGTGGCGCGCATTCAGGACAGGGCGCGCTGCATTGTGGGGCAAATCTGA
- a CDS encoding terminase endonuclease subunit, with protein sequence MTSPAALHMMRVSASETARRGAAPLRNATAYEQMLVKLAADCRTLKQIRSTERKADKKRELLPFYLPWVAGVLANGKGAQDDIVMTVMLWRLDADDIAGALEIARYALTYGLTMPVGGHRRTTPYLLAEEVALSAQRLRDANQSPELALLLDTLALTERADMPDIVRAKLHKITGYVLRDAGELPEALAHLQRAIQLERTIGVKKDIEQIERQLKPKPEPAPKTTTPRTRKPAAKPAARRGRPPKAAKTAG encoded by the coding sequence ATGACGAGCCCCGCAGCGCTTCACATGATGCGGGTCTCGGCCTCTGAAACTGCGCGGCGGGGTGCTGCTCCGCTGCGCAATGCAACTGCCTATGAGCAGATGCTCGTTAAGCTGGCCGCAGACTGTCGCACGTTAAAACAAATCCGATCCACTGAGCGCAAGGCAGACAAAAAGCGCGAGCTGCTGCCGTTCTATTTGCCGTGGGTGGCGGGTGTCCTTGCGAATGGCAAGGGCGCGCAGGATGACATTGTCATGACCGTCATGCTCTGGCGTCTCGATGCGGATGATATTGCCGGTGCGCTTGAGATTGCCCGTTACGCACTGACGTATGGCCTGACGATGCCGGTCGGCGGCCATCGTCGCACCACGCCGTATCTGCTGGCCGAAGAAGTTGCGCTTTCTGCGCAGCGCCTGCGCGATGCTAATCAGTCACCTGAGCTGGCGCTGCTGCTCGATACCCTCGCACTGACTGAGCGTGCAGATATGCCCGATATCGTGCGCGCGAAGCTGCACAAAATCACCGGCTACGTGCTGCGTGATGCAGGGGAACTGCCCGAGGCACTGGCGCACCTGCAGCGCGCGATCCAGTTAGAGCGAACTATCGGCGTGAAAAAGGATATCGAACAGATTGAGCGCCAGCTTAAACCGAAGCCAGAGCCCGCGCCCAAAACGACTACACCACGTACGCGCAAACCTGCCGCTAAACCGGCGGCACGGCGCGGACGTCCTCCCAAAGCGGCAAAGACCGCAGGTTAA
- a CDS encoding phage major capsid protein, P2 family, with the protein MRKETRFKFNAYLSRVAELNGVGTDDVAKKFTVEPSVTQTLMNTLQVSSAFLTKINIVPVDELKGEKVGVGVNGTIASTADTAGDNERKTADFTALESNKYECAQINFDFHIRYKQLDLWARFQDFQTRIRDAIIKRQSLDFIMAGFNGIERAETSNRTNHPMLQDVAVGWLQKYRKEAPARVMSKITDADGKVISDVIRVGENGDYENLDALVMDATTNLIDEIYQDDPELVVITGRKLLADKYFPIVNKTQPNTESLAADIIISQKRIGNLPAVRVPYFPADALMITRLDNLSIYFMDDAHRRAIIEEPKKDRIENYESMNIDYVVEAYAAGCLIENITLGKFAAPAEPESAAAPANQNGGE; encoded by the coding sequence ATGCGTAAAGAAACCCGCTTTAAATTTAATGCTTACCTGTCCCGCGTGGCGGAACTGAACGGCGTCGGCACCGACGACGTGGCAAAGAAATTCACCGTCGAGCCGTCGGTCACGCAAACCCTGATGAACACCCTGCAGGTGTCATCCGCGTTTCTGACCAAAATCAACATCGTCCCGGTCGATGAGCTGAAAGGCGAAAAAGTCGGGGTGGGTGTCAACGGCACGATTGCGAGCACCGCTGATACTGCCGGTGATAACGAGCGCAAGACCGCCGATTTTACGGCGCTGGAATCCAACAAATACGAATGTGCGCAAATCAACTTTGATTTCCATATCCGTTACAAGCAGCTCGACCTGTGGGCGCGATTCCAGGACTTCCAGACCCGTATCCGTGACGCGATTATCAAGCGACAGTCGCTTGATTTCATCATGGCCGGTTTCAACGGTATCGAGCGCGCGGAAACCTCCAACCGCACAAACCATCCGATGCTGCAGGATGTGGCGGTGGGCTGGCTGCAGAAATACCGTAAGGAAGCGCCAGCGCGCGTGATGTCAAAAATCACCGACGCAGACGGCAAGGTCATTTCCGATGTGATCCGCGTGGGGGAGAACGGCGACTATGAAAACCTCGATGCACTGGTGATGGACGCCACCACCAATCTGATTGACGAGATTTATCAGGACGATCCGGAGCTCGTGGTCATTACCGGTCGCAAGTTGCTCGCGGATAAATATTTCCCAATCGTGAACAAGACGCAGCCAAACACCGAATCGCTGGCCGCTGACATCATCATCAGCCAGAAGCGTATCGGCAACCTGCCCGCCGTGCGTGTGCCGTACTTCCCGGCGGATGCGCTGATGATTACGCGCCTCGATAACCTGTCGATTTACTTCATGGACGACGCGCACCGCCGCGCCATCATCGAGGAGCCGAAAAAGGACCGCATCGAAAACTACGAGTCGATGAACATCGATTATGTGGTTGAGGCGTATGCCGCCGGTTGCCTGATTGAAAACATCACCCTCGGCAAATTCGCGGCTCCTGCTGAGCCAGAAAGCGCCGCCGCGCCTGCTAACCAGAACGGCGGAGAGTAA
- a CDS encoding GPO family capsid scaffolding protein, whose translation MAKKVVSKWFRIGVEGDTCDGRVINGDDIQDMADTFDPRVYGCRINLEHIKSLWPDSPFKRYGDVTEVKAEIISDDSALNGKKALFGKIAPLDELVSMVRAGQKVYTSMEIRPNFSNSGKCYLIGLAVTDDPASLGTEYLEFCSRATQNPLAGKKDQPDDLFSVATLAELEFEDVPDTVLNSLTDKVKAIFSRKQVSDDARFADVHEAVTEVSELVQTSLTASDSRVTELETAFAKFKQDVTRQTEESTQAFTSLKSALDNTESHSQPRREKSKGGTGDELLTNC comes from the coding sequence ATGGCAAAGAAAGTAGTTTCTAAGTGGTTTCGCATCGGCGTCGAGGGTGACACCTGCGATGGCCGCGTGATTAACGGCGATGACATTCAGGACATGGCTGACACCTTTGATCCGCGTGTCTATGGCTGTCGCATCAATCTGGAACATATCAAAAGTCTCTGGCCTGACAGCCCGTTTAAGCGCTATGGCGATGTGACGGAAGTCAAAGCGGAAATCATCAGCGATGACTCTGCACTGAACGGCAAAAAAGCGCTGTTTGGCAAAATCGCCCCGCTCGACGAGCTGGTGAGCATGGTGCGTGCCGGTCAGAAGGTTTACACCTCCATGGAAATTCGCCCGAATTTCTCAAATAGCGGCAAGTGTTACCTGATTGGTCTCGCCGTCACCGATGACCCGGCAAGCCTCGGCACCGAATACCTCGAATTCTGCAGCCGTGCGACGCAGAACCCGCTCGCCGGTAAAAAAGACCAGCCTGACGATCTGTTTTCCGTTGCCACGCTGGCTGAGCTGGAATTTGAAGATGTCCCCGACACTGTACTCAACAGCCTGACCGACAAGGTCAAGGCCATTTTCAGCCGCAAGCAGGTCAGCGACGACGCGCGTTTTGCTGATGTGCATGAGGCGGTGACGGAAGTCTCTGAACTGGTGCAGACCAGCCTCACCGCCAGCGACAGCCGCGTCACTGAACTGGAAACCGCGTTCGCGAAGTTTAAGCAGGATGTGACCCGCCAGACCGAAGAAAGCACGCAGGCGTTTACCTCGCTAAAAAGCGCCCTCGATAACACCGAAAGCCATAGCCAGCCGCGCCGCGAGAAGTCGAAAGGCGGGACGGGCGACGAGCTGCTGACCAACTGCTGA
- a CDS encoding terminase ATPase subunit family protein, producing the protein MTISTDLSLLNDPRRQARLLYWQGFAVPQIADMLQVKRPTVQSWKQRDGWEETSPINRVESTLEARLIQLYAKPDLTPHDFKVADFLSRQMERLARVNRYGQTGNEVDLNPNIANRNKGDRKKPKRNFFSDEAIEKLEDIFLDQSFEYQLNWHRAGIAHRIRHILKSRQIGATFYFAREALLRALKTGQNQIFLSASKTQAYVFRKYIIAFARLVDVDLSGDPIVIGNNGAELIFLGTNSNTAQSHNGDLYVDEIFWIPNFQRLRKVASGMASQSHLRTTYFSTPSTLAHGAYPFWSGELFNRGRSNRDERVDIDISHKALAGGVLCPDGQWRQIVTIEDALAGGCTLFNLDQLKQENSADDFRNLFMCEFVDDKASVFPFEELQRCMVDAMEEWEDFEQFADRPFNWRPVWIGYDPSHTGDSAGCAVLAPPLVAGGKFRILERHQWKGMDFAAQAEAIRSLTEKYTVDYIGIDATGIGQGVYQLVRSFFPAARAIRYTPEMKTAMVLKAKDTIRRGCLEYDAGATDITQSFMAIRKTMTSSGRSSTYEASRSEEASHADIAWATMHALLNEPLSAGSGMHSNSILEIY; encoded by the coding sequence ATGACAATATCGACTGACTTATCACTACTGAATGACCCGCGCCGACAGGCTCGCCTCCTGTACTGGCAGGGTTTCGCCGTGCCACAAATTGCCGACATGCTGCAGGTGAAACGCCCGACGGTGCAGAGCTGGAAACAGCGCGACGGATGGGAAGAAACCTCGCCGATTAATCGTGTCGAATCGACATTAGAGGCGCGGCTGATTCAGCTCTACGCAAAGCCCGACCTGACGCCGCATGACTTTAAAGTCGCTGATTTTCTGTCGCGTCAGATGGAGCGGCTCGCGCGCGTGAATCGCTACGGCCAGACCGGAAATGAAGTGGATTTAAACCCCAACATTGCGAACCGCAACAAGGGAGATCGCAAAAAGCCGAAACGCAATTTCTTTAGCGACGAGGCTATCGAAAAGCTGGAAGATATTTTCCTCGACCAGTCGTTTGAGTATCAGCTCAACTGGCACAGGGCAGGCATCGCGCACCGTATTCGCCACATCCTCAAATCGCGCCAGATTGGCGCAACGTTCTACTTTGCACGCGAGGCACTGCTGCGCGCGTTGAAAACAGGACAAAACCAGATATTTTTGTCAGCCAGTAAAACGCAGGCGTATGTGTTCCGTAAGTACATCATCGCCTTTGCGCGGCTGGTCGACGTCGACCTGTCAGGCGACCCGATTGTCATCGGCAACAACGGCGCAGAGCTTATTTTCCTCGGGACTAACTCCAACACCGCGCAGAGCCACAACGGCGACCTGTACGTCGATGAAATTTTCTGGATACCCAATTTCCAGCGGCTGCGCAAAGTGGCGTCGGGCATGGCCTCACAGTCGCACCTTCGCACCACCTATTTCTCGACCCCGTCCACGCTGGCGCACGGTGCTTATCCGTTCTGGTCAGGCGAGCTGTTTAATCGGGGACGCAGCAACCGCGACGAGCGTGTCGACATCGATATCAGCCACAAGGCGCTCGCCGGGGGCGTGCTGTGCCCGGATGGTCAGTGGCGGCAGATTGTCACCATTGAGGATGCGCTCGCCGGGGGCTGCACGCTGTTCAATCTGGATCAGCTGAAACAGGAAAACAGCGCCGACGATTTCCGCAATCTGTTTATGTGCGAATTTGTCGACGACAAGGCGTCGGTATTCCCGTTCGAGGAGCTGCAGCGCTGCATGGTCGATGCGATGGAAGAATGGGAGGACTTCGAACAATTTGCCGACCGTCCGTTTAACTGGCGTCCGGTCTGGATTGGCTACGACCCGTCGCACACCGGCGACAGCGCAGGCTGTGCGGTACTGGCTCCGCCGCTGGTTGCCGGGGGCAAGTTCCGCATCCTTGAGCGTCACCAGTGGAAAGGGATGGACTTCGCGGCGCAGGCCGAGGCCATCCGCTCGCTGACAGAAAAATACACCGTCGACTATATCGGCATCGATGCGACCGGCATCGGCCAGGGTGTTTACCAGCTCGTACGCTCGTTCTTCCCGGCAGCACGCGCCATCCGTTACACGCCTGAAATGAAAACCGCGATGGTGCTGAAAGCAAAAGACACCATTCGACGCGGGTGTCTGGAATACGACGCCGGTGCAACCGACATCACGCAGTCGTTTATGGCTATCCGTAAAACCATGACCAGCAGCGGGCGCAGCTCGACCTATGAAGCGAGTCGCAGCGAGGAAGCCAGCCACGCCGATATCGCGTGGGCGACCATGCACGCCCTGTTAAACGAACCGCTTTCTGCCGGGAGCGGGATGCACTCAAACTCTATTCTGGAAATTTATTAA
- a CDS encoding phage portal protein: MAKPKFKPSTTTASAPQKMEAFTFGEPSAVMDRRDILDYVECIHNGKWYEPPVNFSGLAKSLRAAVHHSSPIYVKRNILASTYIPHPLLSRQDFSRLVLDYLVFANGYLEKRMSVTGQLMKLETSPAKYTRRGVEDDVYWYVSSFTHPHEFAPGSVFHLLEPDINQELYGMPEYLSALNSAWLNESATLFRRKYYQNGAHAGYIMYVTDAAQSSTDVESLRDAMRNSKGLGNFKNLFFYAPNGKPDGIKIVPLSEVATKDDFFNIKKVSAADLLDAHRVPFQLMGGKPENIGSMGDVEKVARVFVRNELTPLQERFKEVNDWLGMEVIRFKDYSLESE, encoded by the coding sequence ATGGCAAAACCTAAATTTAAACCTAGCACCACGACCGCCAGCGCACCGCAGAAAATGGAAGCGTTCACCTTTGGTGAGCCCTCCGCCGTGATGGACCGCCGCGACATCCTCGACTACGTCGAATGCATCCATAACGGGAAATGGTACGAGCCGCCGGTCAACTTCTCGGGACTGGCGAAAAGCCTGCGCGCCGCCGTGCATCACAGCTCACCGATTTACGTGAAACGTAACATTCTGGCGAGCACCTACATCCCGCACCCGCTGCTGTCGCGTCAGGATTTCAGCCGCCTTGTGCTCGATTATCTGGTCTTTGCCAATGGCTATCTTGAAAAGCGCATGAGCGTCACCGGCCAGCTCATGAAGCTGGAAACATCGCCTGCGAAATATACCCGTCGTGGCGTCGAGGATGATGTTTACTGGTACGTGTCGAGCTTCACCCACCCGCACGAATTTGCGCCCGGCTCGGTGTTTCACCTGCTGGAGCCGGATATTAATCAGGAGCTTTACGGGATGCCGGAATACCTGAGCGCACTTAATTCCGCCTGGCTGAATGAGTCCGCCACGCTGTTTCGTCGCAAGTATTACCAGAACGGCGCGCACGCGGGTTACATCATGTACGTGACCGACGCGGCGCAAAGTAGCACCGACGTTGAATCGCTGCGTGATGCGATGCGTAATTCAAAGGGGCTGGGGAATTTTAAGAATCTGTTTTTCTACGCGCCCAACGGAAAACCGGACGGTATTAAGATCGTGCCGCTGAGTGAAGTCGCCACCAAGGATGATTTTTTCAATATCAAAAAGGTGAGCGCCGCTGACCTGCTCGATGCGCACCGCGTGCCGTTCCAGCTGATGGGCGGCAAGCCCGAGAATATCGGCTCAATGGGGGATGTTGAAAAGGTGGCTCGGGTGTTTGTGCGTAACGAACTGACACCATTGCAGGAGCGTTTCAAAGAGGTTAACGACTGGCTCGGGATGGAGGTGATCCGCTTTAAAGATTACAGCCTCGAATCAGAATAA